One region of Nitrososphaerales archaeon genomic DNA includes:
- a CDS encoding AbrB/MazE/SpoVT family DNA-binding domain-containing protein, with amino-acid sequence MVKLKVRIGAKGQLVIPKIIRDSLGLRENSYVTLEVKDKHVEIKLMGEDFIKKWDELREKEGMDVTKQMLYGDKLYKGVFK; translated from the coding sequence ATGGTTAAACTTAAGGTTAGAATAGGAGCGAAAGGTCAGCTTGTAATTCCGAAGATTATCAGAGATAGTCTTGGACTCAGAGAGAACAGCTATGTCACTCTTGAAGTAAAGGACAAACATGTGGAAATAAAATTAATGGGCGAGGATTTCATTAAGAAATGGGATGAATTAAGGGAGAAGGAAGGCATGGATGTTACGAAGCAAATGTTATACGGAGACAAACTGTATAAGGGGGTCTTCAAGTGA
- a CDS encoding type II toxin-antitoxin system VapC family toxin: MIYLDANFFLFTSLDTTSKGENARRIQDSVIKGKRNAVTSALALDEIMWVLIRNNKKHIMKTIVEAIYSIPNLEVISVSPTVPLLAVELIENYHLLPRDAFHAASMRELNITDIVSDDEDFDRIEWVKRIPIK; encoded by the coding sequence GTGATCTATCTTGATGCAAACTTCTTCCTTTTCACATCGTTAGATACAACTAGTAAAGGCGAGAACGCACGGAGGATACAGGATAGTGTAATTAAAGGCAAGAGAAATGCCGTAACTTCTGCTCTCGCATTGGATGAAATTATGTGGGTACTTATTAGGAACAACAAGAAGCATATAATGAAAACTATAGTAGAAGCAATTTACTCGATTCCTAATCTGGAGGTAATTAGCGTATCTCCAACAGTTCCTTTACTAGCAGTAGAATTGATCGAAAATTACCACCTTTTACCAAGGGATGCATTTCATGCGGCATCAATGAGGGAACTAAATATAACTGACATAGTAAGCGATGACGAGGATTTTGATCGGATCGAATGGGTTAAACGCATACCAATCAAGTGA